The bacterium genome includes a window with the following:
- a CDS encoding PEGA domain-containing protein has translation MKNDKITWIFFILLLAGVIGGIFNLLRLSQFPVKKREVTVKEKIRLEKQLQPLPTKIKPVYQKPIPAQPSKPNRFGTVSILSSPAGAKIYLDTILQTKITPMVSKIKTGAHQIKLVKNGYQPYQSEIIIKQGLTTCINAKLELSSASVFINSTPQGATVFVNNEKKGITPLTISPLTPWQPYQLQLRLSKYNDWSANIFVEPGEEAKMEVTLKPKPKGFIYITSLPSGAMVYLDDELIGKTPVREWTVRAGNHILKVNKEGFFSAIKKVNVPADESVFVNFELTSESSNQ, from the coding sequence ATCTTACTTTTAGCCGGCGTAATAGGCGGGATATTTAACCTCCTTCGATTATCCCAGTTCCCTGTAAAAAAAAGAGAGGTTACGGTTAAGGAAAAAATAAGACTCGAAAAGCAACTCCAACCACTTCCGACTAAAATTAAACCTGTTTACCAAAAACCAATTCCTGCTCAACCATCTAAACCGAATAGATTTGGAACCGTTAGTATCTTAAGCTCTCCAGCCGGAGCAAAGATATATCTTGACACTATCCTGCAAACTAAAATTACACCAATGGTTTCTAAAATTAAAACAGGGGCACATCAGATAAAATTAGTTAAAAATGGTTATCAACCATATCAATCAGAAATAATAATAAAACAAGGATTAACAACCTGCATAAATGCTAAATTAGAATTATCTTCGGCAAGTGTATTTATTAACTCAACTCCTCAAGGGGCAACTGTTTTTGTCAATAATGAAAAAAAAGGGATAACTCCTTTAACGATTTCTCCCCTAACTCCCTGGCAACCTTACCAACTACAACTTAGGTTATCTAAATATAATGATTGGTCAGCTAATATATTTGTTGAACCAGGAGAAGAGGCAAAGATGGAAGTAACATTAAAACCCAAACCTAAAGGTTTTATTTATATAACATCTCTTCCTTCAGGGGCTATGGTATATTTAGACGATGAATTAATTGGTAAGACACCCGTGCGGGAATGGACAGTCAGGGCTGGGAATCATATACTCAAAGTCAACAAAGAAGGATTTTTTTCTGCTATAAAAAAAGTTAATGTGCCTGCGGATGAAAGTGTCTTTGTTAATTTTGAATTAACATCGGAGAGTAGTAATCAGTAA
- a CDS encoding DUF2079 domain-containing protein has protein sequence MSKKKRSIFYLSDNIKIFISLLIVLISSFSVGLFIWNLCYPGNLSSFLSIFIFSLKEIHTQSLLRFLMTSGIYFIIIWVIISFFINKVTKDNLKDVLIRDGLSYLPCLVLIPAAFLQTFFPQLPNFTLYQSFIFVLIGGSILPVKLFLFPNFKISISSRFSLIVISFLIISYIAIFTLISFTKLDKFLYGLCDLGMFTHVMWNTINGKILYFQVFGKGINFLGEHMSPILLLLVPFYWVYPDPKTLLFIQTVLISFGAIPVYLIAISVLKDRFAGLCFVVAYLFYPFTGRVNLFEFHEVCFVIPFLLFCFYFLQRRNYKLYYLFMILSLSVKEEISIAIFMIGLYAFLVMREKKLGLITIVISIIWALLAIKVLIPFFRGGEEYSHIQRYVTEGGGGFLQIIQYYLKHPLLTLKNAFGNIQIVTLCLLLVPLGLLPLFAPKVLCLAFPLILLHFLSTFELQQALQWQYSASIIPFLIIAGIYGLRNIIIGIGEKTSYLTSKRQIKAKDNKKNIISLLGEKRITFIGASFILSTSVIGSYFFSHPPFLKLTTWEGWEFNNYKRFLSLSLSPKDYSTSIHRRLYFEIKKIISDKASLSVQDSLAPELCNRENVYQYPSCSPEIEYFFLDVSTNFIRTGSFWETYKNNLSALLNDVNYQLLFYGDGFYLFCKKENWNENILLRYEKALEKKPKRWERFYVIGVVYSLLGKWSEAKEMFKSSSEIDLNLTIKYLHELGNFHYEKKELEKCMSIFELIVELNPKYEDIEMYNRLARIYHHKGMIDKTIIIAQKIIKIDPKNIKVYNNLGLLYYKKGLSHKARELFNNVLKLDPHNSDANKMLQIISNKF, from the coding sequence ATGTCAAAAAAGAAAAGATCAATTTTTTATCTATCAGATAACATCAAAATATTTATTAGTTTGTTAATAGTTCTTATATCATCTTTTTCAGTAGGATTATTTATATGGAATCTTTGTTATCCTGGTAATCTATCTTCCTTTTTATCTATATTTATATTTTCTCTTAAAGAAATTCATACTCAGTCACTTTTAAGATTTTTAATGACCTCTGGAATTTATTTTATTATAATCTGGGTTATCATCTCATTTTTTATTAATAAGGTTACTAAAGATAATTTAAAAGATGTGTTGATAAGAGATGGGTTGAGTTACCTTCCATGTTTAGTTTTAATTCCAGCTGCCTTCTTACAAACTTTTTTCCCTCAATTACCCAACTTTACTCTCTACCAATCTTTTATTTTTGTTCTTATAGGAGGAAGTATTCTACCTGTTAAGTTGTTTCTTTTCCCTAATTTTAAAATATCTATTTCTTCTCGATTTTCACTAATAGTAATTAGTTTTCTTATAATATCTTATATAGCCATTTTTACACTTATAAGTTTTACTAAATTAGATAAATTTTTATATGGATTATGTGATTTAGGGATGTTTACTCATGTGATGTGGAATACTATTAATGGCAAAATATTATACTTCCAAGTTTTTGGTAAAGGTATTAATTTTTTAGGAGAGCACATGTCTCCTATCTTATTATTACTTGTTCCTTTTTACTGGGTTTATCCAGACCCGAAAACATTGTTGTTTATCCAAACAGTGCTTATTTCATTTGGTGCTATACCTGTATACTTAATTGCTATAAGTGTATTAAAAGATAGATTTGCAGGTTTATGTTTTGTAGTTGCCTATCTATTTTATCCATTTACTGGGAGGGTTAATCTATTTGAATTTCATGAGGTATGTTTTGTTATCCCATTTCTTTTATTTTGTTTTTATTTTCTACAAAGAAGAAATTATAAATTATATTATCTTTTTATGATATTATCATTATCTGTAAAAGAAGAGATAAGTATCGCTATTTTTATGATAGGGTTATATGCATTTTTAGTAATGAGAGAAAAAAAATTGGGGTTAATTACTATAGTTATATCTATAATCTGGGCTCTTTTAGCAATAAAGGTTCTTATACCATTTTTTAGAGGAGGGGAAGAATATTCTCATATCCAAAGATATGTTACCGAAGGTGGTGGAGGATTTCTCCAAATAATTCAATATTATCTTAAGCATCCATTATTAACTTTAAAAAATGCCTTTGGAAATATTCAAATAGTAACTTTATGCTTATTGTTAGTACCTCTTGGGCTTTTACCTTTATTTGCACCAAAGGTTTTATGTTTAGCTTTTCCTTTAATACTTCTTCATTTCCTATCTACATTTGAATTACAACAGGCACTTCAATGGCAATATTCTGCTTCTATTATTCCCTTCCTTATAATTGCTGGAATATATGGATTAAGGAATATAATTATTGGAATAGGGGAAAAAACATCTTATTTAACATCCAAAAGACAAATTAAAGCAAAAGATAATAAAAAAAATATTATATCACTATTAGGAGAAAAAAGAATTACTTTTATAGGTGCAAGTTTTATCCTATCTACTTCTGTTATAGGAAGTTATTTTTTTTCTCATCCTCCATTTTTAAAATTAACAACATGGGAAGGATGGGAATTTAATAATTATAAGAGATTTCTCTCTTTATCATTATCTCCCAAAGATTATTCTACTTCTATTCACCGCAGGTTATACTTTGAGATTAAAAAGATTATTTCGGATAAAGCCAGTTTGTCAGTTCAGGATAGTTTAGCTCCAGAGTTATGTAATCGAGAAAATGTATATCAATACCCTTCTTGTAGTCCAGAAATTGAATACTTTTTTTTAGATGTTTCAACTAATTTTATAAGGACAGGAAGTTTTTGGGAAACTTATAAAAATAACTTATCAGCACTTTTAAATGATGTTAATTATCAACTCCTATTTTATGGAGATGGATTTTATTTATTTTGTAAAAAAGAGAATTGGAATGAAAATATCCTTTTAAGATATGAAAAAGCATTAGAAAAAAAACCTAAAAGATGGGAAAGATTTTATGTAATAGGTGTGGTTTATTCTTTATTAGGTAAATGGAGTGAGGCAAAAGAAATGTTTAAATCCTCCTCAGAAATTGACCTAAATCTTACTATCAAATATCTTCATGAACTTGGAAATTTCCATTATGAGAAAAAAGAATTAGAGAAATGTATGAGTATATTTGAATTAATTGTAGAATTAAATCCTAAATATGAGGATATAGAAATGTATAACAGGTTAGCTAGAATTTATCATCATAAGGGAATGATCGATAAAACTATCATTATAGCACAAAAAATTATAAAGATTGATCCTAAAAATATCAAAGTTTATAACAACTTAGGTTTACTTTATTATAAAAAAGGATTATCTCATAAAGCAAGGGAATTATTTAATAATGTCTTAAAACTTGACCCGCATAATTCCGATGCTAACAAAATGTTACAGATAATATCAAATAAATTTTAA